In a genomic window of Rhinopithecus roxellana isolate Shanxi Qingling chromosome 2, ASM756505v1, whole genome shotgun sequence:
- the PPBP gene encoding platelet basic protein: protein MSLRLDTTPSCNSARPLHALQVLLLLSLLLTALASSTKGQTKRNLAKGKEESLDSDLYTELRCLCMKTTSGIHPKNIQSLEVIGKGIHCNQVEVIATLKDGRKICLDPDAPRIKKIVQKKLAGDESAD, encoded by the exons ATGAGCCTCAGACTTGATACCACCCCTTCCTGTAACAGTGCCAGACCACTTCATGCCCTGCAGGTGCTGCTGCTTCTGTCACTGCTGCTGACTGCTCTGGCTTCCTCCACCAAAGGACAAACTAAGAGAAACTTGGCGAAAGGCAAAG AGGAAAGTCTAGACAGTGACTTGTACACTGAACTGCGCTGCTTGTGTATGAAGACAACCTCTGGAATTCATCCCAAAAACATCCAAAGTTTGGAAGTGATCGGGAAAGGAATCCATTGCAACCAAGTCGAAGTGAT AGCCACATTGAAGGATGGGAGGAAAATCTGCCTGGACCCAGATGCTCCCAGAATTAAGAAAATTGTACAGAAAAAATTGGCAGGTGATGAATCCGCTGATTAA
- the LOC104658880 gene encoding C-X-C motif chemokine 5, which yields MSLLSSRAASVPGPSGSLCALLALLLLLTPPGPLSTGGPVAAALRELRCSCLQTTQGVQPEMISNLQVFAIGPQCSEVEVVASLKNGTEICLDPQAPFLKKVIQKILDGENKDN from the exons ATGAGCCTCCTGTCCAGTCGCGCGGCCAGTGTTCCGGGTCCTTCGGGCTCCTTGTGCGCGCTGCTcgcgctgctgctgctgttgacTCCGCCAGGGCCCCTCAGCACAG gTGGTCCTGTCGCTGCTGCGTTGAGAGAGCTGCGTTGCAGTTGTTTACAGACCACGCAGGGAGTTCAACCCGAAATGATCAGTAATCTGCAGGTGTTCGCCATAGGCCCGCAGTGCTCCGAGGTGGAAGTGGT agCCTCCCTGAAGAACGGGACGGAAATTTGTCTGGATCCACAAGCCCCTTTTCTAAAGAAAGTCATCCAGAAAATTTTGGACGG TGAAAACAAGGACAACTGA